A single window of Arcobacter venerupis DNA harbors:
- the ciaB gene encoding invasion protein CiaB has product MNKENFLNDLQKIYDFLNEEKSKTNELISHLENEEFEKLTLIDDFAKSLNLEMTNDLRFALVTRLVNLRDDSLVQVLKKLGKTEIEIIELQERAYDIVKDYWHEKHTKLIDLIIQENLLTPFYQEVFIGVYNVGLQMSAWQTTWTSHIINGVNKDLMAKFDGKEEKVMKYLEDEKLLDLGHNAQIADRCYSALVKEKTKYVSKAYIKAFKKETTEVVDTLEEFADKLVELEDEVYGQKWDYILYIQALIKAFSEDRTNELVSKWADVDRAWMKIKTPIQIGHPLEYYEDHFRKAVALEWDIRLTNPKFAQNDHRVNKIKSAFAKIYSSFEPNKTYKKTYDFSLKSLDKVQLYVGRPALFFGAEFSGMFSAQVVPNDEIVSLEEGKKIFAFSDEILQTSRAKPFLKLSREIFGQELLTRDRTFLFNETASWHQVYDISTVGHEYGHILWCDDETESVMNKTGNFKNIEEFKATTGGLISYLLDEDTDESHLKEQVLIDLIKRSVGLIGWMEVDEVQPYYCEGLIHLNGLFTTGVLVWDEENKNLNIDISDEKFEKLKAWYIENYTALAKHYLDKLDATKFLNRYATKTQKYFMPNDEKINSFVKYYFKRYQEIGQELDTSDKKSNYIK; this is encoded by the coding sequence ATGAATAAAGAAAACTTTTTAAATGACCTACAAAAAATATATGACTTTTTAAACGAAGAAAAATCAAAAACAAATGAACTAATTTCACATCTTGAAAATGAAGAGTTTGAAAAATTAACTTTAATAGATGATTTTGCAAAATCTCTAAACCTTGAAATGACAAATGATTTAAGATTTGCACTTGTTACAAGACTTGTAAATTTAAGAGATGATTCACTTGTTCAAGTATTAAAAAAACTTGGAAAAACAGAAATCGAGATTATTGAGCTTCAAGAAAGAGCTTATGATATTGTAAAAGATTACTGGCATGAAAAACATACAAAATTAATAGATTTAATTATACAAGAGAATCTTTTAACTCCATTTTATCAAGAAGTTTTTATTGGTGTTTATAATGTTGGACTTCAAATGTCAGCTTGGCAAACTACTTGGACTTCACATATTATAAATGGTGTAAACAAAGATTTAATGGCTAAATTTGATGGAAAAGAAGAAAAAGTTATGAAATATCTTGAAGATGAAAAACTTCTAGATCTTGGACATAATGCTCAAATTGCTGATAGATGTTATTCAGCCTTAGTAAAAGAAAAAACTAAATATGTATCAAAAGCCTACATCAAAGCTTTCAAAAAAGAGACAACTGAAGTTGTAGATACTCTTGAAGAGTTTGCAGATAAACTAGTTGAACTTGAAGATGAAGTTTATGGACAAAAATGGGATTATATTTTATATATTCAAGCACTTATCAAGGCTTTTAGTGAAGATAGAACAAATGAACTTGTAAGCAAATGGGCAGATGTTGATAGAGCTTGGATGAAAATAAAAACTCCAATTCAAATAGGTCATCCACTTGAATATTATGAAGACCATTTTAGAAAAGCTGTTGCACTTGAATGGGATATTAGACTTACAAATCCAAAATTTGCACAAAATGACCACAGAGTAAATAAAATAAAATCAGCATTTGCAAAAATCTATTCTAGTTTTGAACCAAATAAAACATACAAAAAAACTTATGATTTTTCACTAAAATCACTTGATAAAGTTCAACTTTATGTGGGACGACCAGCGCTATTTTTTGGTGCAGAATTTAGTGGAATGTTTTCAGCTCAAGTTGTACCAAATGATGAAATAGTATCACTTGAAGAGGGTAAAAAAATCTTTGCATTTTCAGATGAGATTTTACAAACAAGTCGTGCTAAACCATTTTTGAAACTTTCACGTGAAATTTTTGGACAAGAACTTCTCACACGTGATAGAACTTTCCTTTTTAATGAAACTGCATCTTGGCATCAAGTTTATGATATAAGCACTGTTGGGCATGAATATGGACATATTTTATGGTGTGATGATGAAACAGAATCAGTTATGAATAAAACTGGAAACTTCAAAAATATAGAAGAGTTCAAAGCAACAACTGGTGGGTTAATCTCTTATTTATTAGATGAGGATACAGATGAATCTCACTTAAAAGAACAAGTTTTAATTGACCTTATAAAAAGAAGTGTTGGATTAATTGGATGGATGGAAGTTGATGAAGTTCAACCTTATTATTGTGAGGGATTAATTCACTTAAATGGACTATTTACTACAGGTGTTTTAGTTTGGGATGAAGAGAATAAAAATTTAAATATTGATATAAGTGATGAAAAATTTGAAAAACTAAAAGCTTGGTATATTGAAAATTACACAGCTTTAGCAAAACACTATTTAGACAAACTTGATGCTACAAAGTTTTTAAATAGATATGCTACAAAAACGCAAAAATATTTTATGCCAAACGATGAAAAAATTAACTCATTTGTAAAATACTATTTCAAAAGATACCAAGAAATTGGGCAAGAGTTAGATACAAGTGATAAAAAAAGTAATTATATTAAATGA
- a CDS encoding ankyrin repeat domain-containing protein has protein sequence MEATINELNRYEELQIVALDFARRGMTEDLRMMLGSGMPVNLCDHKGNSLLMLASYNGNLETTELLVLFGADVDKKNDRGQTPLAGVCFKGYLDIVKVLVKAGANIYENNGMGTTPIMFASMFGNYEIVKYLNEQNSSFKSKFYLSVSKIFSTIKGIFKK, from the coding sequence ATGGAAGCTACAATAAATGAATTAAATAGATATGAAGAGCTTCAAATTGTGGCTTTAGATTTTGCAAGACGAGGAATGACAGAAGACTTAAGAATGATGTTAGGTTCAGGAATGCCTGTAAATTTATGCGACCATAAAGGAAATAGCTTGCTAATGTTAGCTTCTTATAATGGTAATCTTGAAACAACTGAATTATTGGTTCTTTTTGGAGCTGATGTTGATAAAAAAAATGATAGAGGACAAACACCACTTGCAGGTGTTTGCTTCAAAGGTTATTTAGATATTGTAAAAGTTTTAGTAAAAGCAGGTGCAAATATCTATGAAAATAATGGAATGGGAACAACACCTATAATGTTTGCTTCTATGTTTGGAAATTATGAGATAGTAAAATATTTAAATGAGCAAAATAGTAGTTTTAAATCAAAATTTTATTTGAGTGTTTCTAAGATATTTTCAACAATCAAAGGTATATTCAAAAAGTAA
- a CDS encoding catalase, whose protein sequence is MKKTMTTTAGNPISDNQNSITAGSRGPVLLQDYQLIEKLAHQNRERIPERVVHAKGSGAFGVLEITEDISKYTKAKVLQKGETTKMLLRFSTVAGERGAADAERDVRGFALKFYTRDGNWDLVGNNTPVFFIRDAYKFPDFIHTQKRHPHSNLRSNTAAWDFWSLSPESLHQVTILMSDRGLPKSYRHVNGYGSHTYSLINAQGERFWVKFHFKTLQGIETITNKEAEAIVAKDRESNQRDLFENIQAGNFPKWSFEIQIMTNDEAKECNFNPFDLTKVWPHKDYPMIKVGVMTLKENPKNYFNEIEQASFSPSNIVPGISFSPDKMLQARIFSYPDAHRYRVGTHYEMLPVNRPIVEVNTYHTDGSMNYEIKEVTDAYYEPNSFDGAVEDASFAEPAFETGDVADRYNHRDGNDDFTQVTALFNLMSENQKEQLFSNIADAMDGVPENIVNRQLALFEQVHSDYAAGVKKALGI, encoded by the coding sequence ATGAAAAAAACTATGACAACAACAGCTGGAAATCCAATTTCGGATAATCAAAACTCAATAACTGCTGGAAGTAGAGGACCTGTACTTTTACAAGATTATCAGTTAATAGAAAAACTAGCTCATCAAAATAGAGAAAGAATACCTGAAAGAGTTGTTCATGCAAAAGGAAGTGGAGCTTTTGGAGTATTAGAAATTACTGAAGATATTTCAAAATACACAAAAGCAAAAGTTTTACAAAAAGGTGAAACTACAAAAATGTTACTTAGGTTTTCAACAGTTGCAGGTGAACGTGGTGCTGCTGATGCTGAAAGAGATGTAAGAGGTTTTGCTTTAAAATTTTATACACGTGATGGAAACTGGGATTTAGTTGGAAATAATACACCAGTATTTTTTATCCGTGATGCATATAAATTCCCTGATTTTATTCACACACAAAAAAGACATCCACATTCAAATTTAAGAAGTAATACAGCAGCTTGGGATTTTTGGTCGCTAAGTCCAGAAAGTTTACACCAAGTAACTATTTTGATGTCTGATAGAGGACTTCCTAAATCATACAGACATGTAAATGGTTATGGTTCACATACTTATAGTTTAATAAATGCTCAAGGGGAGCGATTTTGGGTTAAATTCCATTTTAAAACACTTCAAGGAATAGAAACTATTACAAACAAAGAAGCAGAAGCAATAGTTGCCAAAGATAGGGAATCTAATCAAAGAGATTTATTTGAAAATATTCAAGCGGGTAACTTCCCAAAATGGAGTTTTGAAATTCAAATTATGACAAATGATGAAGCTAAAGAGTGTAATTTTAATCCATTTGATTTAACAAAAGTTTGGCCACATAAAGATTATCCAATGATAAAAGTGGGAGTTATGACTTTAAAAGAAAATCCAAAAAACTATTTTAATGAAATAGAACAAGCTTCATTTTCTCCATCAAATATAGTTCCAGGTATTAGTTTTTCGCCTGATAAAATGTTACAAGCAAGAATTTTCTCATATCCAGATGCACATAGATATAGAGTTGGTACTCACTATGAGATGTTACCAGTTAATAGACCAATAGTTGAGGTGAATACTTACCATACAGATGGTTCTATGAATTATGAAATAAAAGAAGTTACAGATGCTTATTATGAACCAAATAGTTTTGATGGAGCAGTTGAAGATGCAAGTTTTGCAGAACCAGCTTTTGAAACGGGAGATGTGGCAGACAGATATAATCATAGAGATGGAAATGATGATTTTACACAAGTAACAGCACTTTTTAATTTAATGAGTGAGAATCAAAAAGAACAACTATTTAGCAATATTGCTGATGCAATGGATGGAGTTCCAGAAAATATTGTAAATAGACAACTTGCACTTTTTGAACAAGTTCATTCTGATTATGCTGCTGGAGTTAAAAAAGCATTAGGAATCTAA
- a CDS encoding MlaD family protein, translated as MSNEIIEQEFKQEVYEPKIEDKKPISFIWVLPLIILAILGWIAYESYMKKGTNITLVFKSAEGLKEGVTPLEYKGLQLGKVTKISIHEDLKSVKVNVLVDNEVAKYVANESSQFWIKKPTISLTKISGLNTLISGYKIELSPVFKTQKEFEEGKEKYYFDGLDTQPNDEFENDGYYVSLIANDKDNVEVGTPIFYNNFQIGEIIAKEFIFEKVYFTAYIYDKFNYLVNKSSKFVMNEALKVSYGASGLNIEVGSLYSALVGGITVLTPDKEAAKIIKDEPYLLYGKKDDLKKKEIISLNFLDVNGIEENTPIIFKGIEIGKIIDVKLNKDVLISKAFVYEEYKYLLTNKTKFFVEEPTISFDGVKNLGNIVKGNFISLEYKKGDFSNTFTAIKKKDLNKINSTIKVELLSENLNSISEKSKVYYKNIEIGFVDSYALTKDLKNVKITLLIDDKYKDLINDNNLFYDMSSKLVEMKNLNLNINYSGIEPLLNGAIGLIADKIDEGKLTKNEFKLYSSYKEIEKLKRFNNNGFTIEADFDNSFEIKPDMAIVYKNQEIGFVKNIRFDDKKSKVTLFVYTAYKKYITDKSRFYKKGIVDFKASLSGVLFEVDNFTSLIEGSIHLNNDSNTAFEKTQIYATEDNMKNSTNSLTIIFDNVEGVQENFSQLTYKGVNVGKVTNVSLNEKQQVVVKALIYDDFTSFAKEGTIFYLKKPRISLQEIANAGSTVMAVNIGVIKSDNTKYQIKFEGLENQPSVEKSYFGTVFKVEDPTASSVNVDSPVYYKNVQIGKVSKIDLSDDGSKVVVDCLIYDKYVKLIRKNSEFYDISGFEMKFSIFSGSSVESNTFTSLLKGGLVVVTPYEYGEIANPKDKFSLVKTLREDWKSISPSIK; from the coding sequence ATGAGCAATGAAATAATAGAACAAGAATTCAAACAAGAAGTTTATGAACCAAAAATAGAAGATAAAAAACCTATCTCATTTATTTGGGTTTTACCTTTGATTATTTTAGCAATTTTAGGCTGGATTGCATATGAATCTTATATGAAAAAAGGTACAAATATTACTTTAGTATTTAAAAGTGCAGAGGGACTAAAAGAGGGTGTTACACCTTTAGAATACAAAGGTTTACAACTTGGAAAAGTTACAAAGATTAGTATTCATGAAGATTTAAAAAGTGTAAAAGTAAATGTTTTAGTTGACAATGAAGTTGCAAAATATGTAGCAAATGAAAGTTCTCAATTTTGGATAAAAAAACCAACTATTTCATTAACTAAAATTTCTGGATTAAATACTTTAATTAGTGGTTATAAAATTGAATTATCGCCTGTATTTAAAACACAAAAAGAGTTTGAAGAAGGAAAAGAAAAGTACTATTTTGATGGTTTAGATACTCAACCAAATGATGAATTTGAAAATGATGGATATTATGTCTCTTTAATTGCAAATGACAAAGATAACGTTGAAGTTGGAACTCCAATTTTTTATAATAATTTTCAAATAGGTGAAATTATTGCTAAAGAGTTTATTTTTGAAAAAGTTTATTTCACAGCTTATATTTATGATAAATTTAATTATTTAGTAAACAAAAGTTCAAAATTTGTAATGAATGAAGCCTTAAAAGTTAGTTATGGAGCAAGTGGATTAAATATTGAAGTGGGGTCTTTATATTCAGCTTTAGTTGGTGGAATTACAGTATTAACACCAGATAAAGAGGCTGCTAAAATTATTAAAGATGAACCATATCTTTTATATGGAAAAAAAGATGATTTGAAAAAGAAAGAAATTATTAGTCTTAATTTTCTTGATGTAAATGGTATAGAAGAGAATACACCTATTATTTTCAAAGGTATTGAAATAGGTAAAATTATAGATGTAAAATTAAATAAAGATGTGTTAATCTCAAAAGCATTTGTATATGAAGAGTATAAATATTTATTAACAAATAAAACTAAATTTTTTGTTGAAGAACCGACAATCTCTTTTGATGGAGTGAAGAATTTAGGAAATATTGTAAAAGGTAATTTTATTTCTTTAGAGTATAAAAAAGGGGACTTCTCAAATACTTTCACAGCAATTAAGAAAAAAGATTTAAACAAAATCAATAGTACAATTAAAGTAGAACTTTTAAGTGAAAATCTAAACTCAATATCTGAAAAATCAAAAGTATATTATAAAAATATTGAGATTGGGTTTGTGGATAGTTATGCTTTAACTAAAGATTTAAAAAATGTAAAAATTACTCTTTTAATAGATGATAAATATAAAGATTTAATAAATGACAATAATCTTTTTTATGATATGAGTTCTAAATTAGTAGAAATGAAAAATCTAAATCTAAATATAAATTATAGTGGAATTGAACCTTTATTAAATGGTGCTATTGGACTTATTGCAGATAAAATAGATGAGGGTAAATTAACAAAAAATGAGTTTAAATTATATAGTTCATATAAAGAAATAGAAAAACTAAAAAGATTTAATAATAATGGATTTACTATTGAAGCTGATTTTGATAATAGTTTTGAGATAAAACCAGATATGGCGATTGTTTATAAAAATCAAGAAATTGGTTTTGTAAAAAATATAAGATTTGATGATAAAAAATCAAAAGTAACTCTATTTGTATATACAGCTTACAAAAAATATATTACGGATAAAAGCAGATTTTATAAAAAAGGTATTGTTGATTTCAAAGCTAGTTTAAGTGGAGTTTTATTTGAAGTTGATAATTTTACTTCTTTGATTGAGGGGTCAATACATCTTAATAATGATTCAAATACTGCCTTTGAAAAAACACAAATCTATGCAACTGAAGATAATATGAAAAATTCAACTAATAGCTTAACTATTATTTTTGATAATGTTGAAGGTGTTCAAGAAAATTTCTCACAATTAACATATAAAGGTGTAAATGTTGGGAAAGTTACAAATGTAAGTCTAAATGAAAAACAGCAAGTTGTAGTAAAAGCTTTGATTTATGATGATTTTACTTCCTTTGCAAAAGAAGGAACAATCTTTTATCTTAAAAAACCAAGAATCTCTTTACAAGAAATAGCAAATGCAGGTTCAACTGTAATGGCTGTAAATATTGGAGTTATTAAAAGTGATAATACTAAATATCAAATAAAATTTGAAGGATTAGAAAATCAACCCTCAGTTGAAAAATCATATTTTGGAACAGTATTTAAAGTAGAAGACCCAACAGCTTCAAGTGTAAACGTTGATTCTCCTGTTTATTATAAAAATGTACAAATAGGAAAAGTAAGTAAAATTGATTTAAGTGATGATGGTTCTAAAGTTGTAGTTGATTGTTTGATTTATGATAAATATGTGAAACTTATAAGAAAAAACTCAGAATTTTATGACATAAGTGGTTTTGAAATGAAATTTTCAATTTTTTCTGGTTCATCTGTTGAATCTAATACTTTTACAAGTTTACTAAAAGGTGGATTAGTAGTTGTTACTCCTTATGAATATGGAGAAATTGCAAATCCAAAAGATAAATTTTCATTAGTAAAAACGCTTAGAGAAGATTGGAAGAGTATCAGTCCAAGTATTAAGTAG
- a CDS encoding paraquat-inducible protein A — MVLISCKNCHKMYEKQNYDDFVCSRCNHLVRKRIKDSLQVSIALTICAILLYIPAMLYPIMEVTRLGVKVESTILGGVISFLEYKSYFIAFVVFTASVVIPMIKLVGLLFIFISIKVKVKMHNNRKILIFKFVEAIGKWSMIDIYVVAILASVVQLDEIFNIKGGIAATSFALMVILTMIAANRFDTRIIWDEQ, encoded by the coding sequence ATGGTTTTAATATCTTGTAAAAACTGTCACAAAATGTACGAAAAACAAAATTATGATGATTTTGTTTGTAGTAGATGTAATCATTTGGTACGAAAACGAATAAAAGATTCATTACAAGTATCAATTGCACTTACTATTTGTGCAATATTACTTTATATTCCAGCAATGCTTTATCCAATTATGGAAGTTACAAGGCTTGGAGTAAAAGTTGAAAGTACAATTTTAGGTGGAGTAATTAGCTTTTTGGAATATAAAAGTTATTTTATAGCTTTTGTTGTTTTTACTGCAAGTGTTGTAATTCCAATGATAAAATTAGTTGGTTTACTTTTTATTTTTATAAGTATAAAAGTAAAAGTAAAAATGCATAATAATAGAAAAATATTAATATTTAAATTTGTAGAAGCCATTGGAAAATGGTCTATGATTGATATTTATGTGGTTGCTATATTAGCTTCAGTTGTGCAACTTGATGAGATATTTAATATAAAAGGAGGAATTGCTGCGACTTCCTTTGCTTTAATGGTAATATTAACAATGATAGCAGCAAATAGATTTGATACAAGGATTATTTGGGATGAGCAATGA
- a CDS encoding paraquat-inducible protein A — protein MQRSIDNIIECYNCGLFIKKNNDQIHTQRCPRCNSKIKIEKKQTNDSLYYSISALLLFGILNIYPIISLNINDEELKATLLGTVSILLEQNFFFVSLVVFFTIVLAPVLNSLVIIFAFIQDKTKIRFFTDTLLHDSFHFFKHWGFIEVFVISIIVTYIKLVGMVSSTKFDIGFYIMLAYIFCFYMSNIKFEGKSVFEE, from the coding sequence ATGCAAAGAAGTATTGATAATATTATAGAATGTTATAATTGTGGATTATTTATAAAAAAAAATAACGACCAAATTCATACTCAACGATGTCCACGATGTAATAGTAAAATTAAAATTGAGAAAAAACAAACAAATGATTCTTTATATTATTCTATCTCAGCGCTTTTATTATTTGGAATATTAAATATTTATCCTATTATCTCTTTAAATATAAATGATGAGGAATTAAAAGCTACTTTATTAGGTACTGTATCAATTCTTTTAGAACAAAATTTCTTTTTTGTTTCTTTAGTTGTTTTTTTTACGATAGTTTTAGCACCAGTTCTTAACTCTTTAGTAATAATTTTTGCTTTTATTCAAGATAAAACTAAGATAAGATTTTTTACAGATACTTTGCTTCATGATAGTTTTCATTTTTTTAAACACTGGGGATTTATAGAGGTTTTTGTAATAAGTATTATTGTTACATATATCAAACTTGTAGGAATGGTTAGTAGTACAAAGTTCGATATAGGTTTTTATATTATGTTGGCATATATATTTTGTTTTTATATGTCAAATATAAAATTTGAGGGTAAAAGTGTATTTGAGGAATAA
- a CDS encoding globin, which produces MQFTITQAQFGQRPPVVKPAPEVLKFLGEEKMRQIISEHYDLLRQSNIKGLFPPTDEGFELAKKHSADFFIQICGGPDYFNQSRGAPMMAGRHAAFKITPEARMIWLESYIIVLSSVDMPDDLKQSFWNYLDIFSIWMVNTPQD; this is translated from the coding sequence ATGCAATTTACTATAACACAAGCACAATTTGGACAAAGACCTCCTGTTGTAAAACCAGCACCTGAAGTTTTAAAATTTTTAGGTGAAGAAAAAATGAGACAAATTATCTCAGAACATTATGATTTATTAAGACAAAGTAACATAAAAGGATTATTCCCCCCCACAGATGAAGGATTTGAATTAGCAAAAAAACATTCAGCAGATTTTTTTATTCAAATCTGTGGTGGACCTGATTATTTTAATCAAAGTAGAGGTGCACCAATGATGGCTGGACGACACGCTGCTTTTAAAATTACTCCTGAGGCTAGAATGATTTGGCTTGAATCTTATATAATAGTTTTATCTTCAGTTGATATGCCTGATGATTTAAAACAATCTTTTTGGAATTACCTAGATATTTTTTCAATTTGGATGGTTAATACTCCTCAAGATTAG